The genome window CGCGGCCGCCGGAGGCCACCGCGGCCCCGGAGGGCGCGATCTGGGAGACGGTCCCGCGGCCCCGGCCGGGGCGCCCCCGGTAGCACCCGTCGCATACATTCAGCGGTATATGACCACGAGTAGGCTGTGCGAGTGGATACCGCGACCGATCCGACGCGCACCCCGTTCGCAGGCCCCGGCCTCGACGAGATCGAGGCCGCGCGCGCGATCGTGGCCCGGGTCGCGCAGCCCACACCGCTGGAGACCTCCCGCTACCTCACCGACGTGCTCGGCGCGCCGGTCATCCTCAAGTGCGAGAACCTCCAGCGCACCGGCTCCTACAAGATCCGCGGCGCCTATCACCGGCTGTCCAAGCTGACGGCCGAGGAGCGGGCGCGCGGCGTCGTCGCCGCCTCGGCGGGGAACCACGCGCAGGGCGTCGCGTTCGCCGCGCGCGAGCTCGGCATCCACGCCACCATCTTCATGCCGGTCGGCGTCGCCATCCCCAAGTTCCAGGCCACGCGCGCCTACGGCGCCGACGTGGTGCTGAGCGGCAGCATCGTGGACGAGACGCTGCGCGCCGCGGCCGACTTCGCGGCGGAGACCGGCGCCGTGCTCATCCCGCCGTTCGACCACCGGGACGTCATCGCCGGGCAGGGCACCCTCGGGCTCGAGATCCTGGACGAGGTGCCGGGGGTCGAGACCATCGTCGTGCCGATCGGCGGCGGCGGGCTCATCTCCGGCGTCGCGAGCGCGGTCAAGCAGCGCGCCGCGCAGGAGGGGCGCACCATCCGCGTGATCGGCGTGCAGGCGGCCAACGCCGCCGCCTACCCGGCGTCGCTCGCGGCCGGCGAGCCCACCGAGATCGGCCTGGTCGCGACCATCGCCGACGGCATCGCCGTCAGCAAGCCGGGCGCCCTCAACTTCGAGATCATCCGCGACGCGGTGGACGCCGTGGTGACGGTCACCGAGGACGACATCGCCCGCGCCCTGCTGGTGCTCCTGGAGCGCGCGAAGCTGGTCGTCGAGCCCGCCGGCGCGGTCGGCGTCGCGGCGATCCTCGCCGGGCTCATCCCCGCGCCCGAGAATGGCGCGGAGCCCGGACCCGTCGTGGCGATCCTCTCCGGCGGCAACATCGACCCGCTGCTCATGCAGCGCGTCATCGCGCACGGCCTCGCGGCCTCCGACCGCTACCTGCGGCTCTCGATCATGCTCCCGGACCGGCCCGGGCAGCTCGCCCGCATCGCCGAGATCCTCGCCGGCGTCAACGCCAACGTGGTGGAGGTGCTGCACACGCGGCACGGCAACGGCCTGCAGCTCAGCCAGGTGGAGCTCGTCGTCTCGGTGGAGACGCGCGGCACGGAGCACCGGCAGCAGGTCATCCAGGTGCTGCGCTCGGCCGGCTACGACCCGGTCCTCGAAGAGGAATGAGAAACCGCCGAGTCCGCAGAAAGTCTGCGTACTCGGCGGTTCCAGGCTGAATTTTCGCGTACTCGGCGGTTACTGGCCCGTGTAGGTGTCCACCTTGGTGATCTCGACGGCGATCTGGCGGCCGTTCGGGGCGGTGTACTCCGTCTTGTCGCCGACCTTGAGGCCGAGGATGGCGGAGCCGAGCGGGCTCTGCTCGCTGTAGACGGGGAGTTCGGTGCCGGCGGCGATCTCGCGGTTGCCGATCAGGAAGACGCTCTCGTCGCCCGCGATGGTCGCGGTGATGACGGTGCCGGGCTCCACGACGCCGTGGCTCTGGGGCGCCTCGCCGACGGTGGCGCTGCGCAGCAGGTTGGTCAGCTGCACGATGCGGGCCTCGATCTTGCCCTGCTCGTCCTTCGCGGCGTGGTAGCCGCCGTTCTCCTTGAGGTCGCCCTCTTCGCGGGCCGCCTCGATGCGCTTGGCGATCTCGTTGCGGCCGTTGACGCTGAGCTCCTCGAGTTCGGCCGAGAGCCGATCGTACGCGTCCTGGGTCAGAAACGTGACCTGAGACTCCTGGGACATGATGAACTCCTTCGCGTCTGCGGCGTACGCCGCGTCGGCTGATGACCGGCCGGAGCCGATCGGAACAGTGCCGGTGGGTAAAGTAGACGCCCCGGCCTCGGCCGGGGCGTATCCAGAGAATGTTAGGTCAGCCAGCAGGTGTTAATCAAACCCGTGTTGCTCTGGCTGATGGTCCGGATCGTCTCGGTGTGCGTCGAGACCCGGGAATCCGAGCCGGGGTAGCTCACGATCCGCCAGCCCACGATGGCGTAGTCCTGGTTGAGCGCCTGGATGGCGCAGGTGACGCCGGTTCCCGGCTGGGCGTTGATGGTGAAGGTGATCCGCACATGGTGTGCATCCGGGATCACGTACGCGGTGTCCGTGGTCTCCAGGTCGGCCTGGTTGTTGTCCCAGCCGGCCCAGAACACCCACGCGGTCACCACCGCGACGACGCCGAGCGCGCCGCCGATCAGCAGCCAGCGGTCGCGGCGGCGGCGCTTCGGGGTGCGGCCGTAGCGGGATTCGAGGGTCTCGGAGGTCGCCTCGGTCACGCGTGCCATCTACTCGCCGTCCGCCTCTCCGGGCCTACGTTCAGGCCCGCCGTCGGGGCGACGGTAGGCTGAGACAAGACTAGGAGACGAAGCTGTGAATCGCGCTTCGCGCCTCCCGCACCAGCCGATCCGAAAGCGATGATCCCCATGCGTCAGAACGACCTGTCCGCCGTGTCCGTGGCGGCCGTGTGATGGGCGGGCTGCTGCTGCAGGCGGGGATCTGGCTCGCCGCCACCCCGACGCCCTCGCCGACCTCCGGCCCGAGCGACGACGCCGTCACGCCCGGCGTCGTGGGCTTCACGGTCACCTTCCTGATCGCGATCGCGGCGGTGCTGCTGATCCTGGACATGACCCGCCGCATCCGCCGGCTCCGCTACCGCGAGGAGATCGCGCAGAAGCTGGACGCCGAGCAGCGCGACGCGGCGCAGGACGGCGCGGACGGCGACGCCAAGGACTGACGCCCCGCGGCCGCACGCTTAGGGTGTCAGCCGTTATGGTCCCCGGCGTCAGCCGTTGTACGCGGGGTGCAGCGCGATCAGCAGCGTGGCCGTCCAGTGGCAGAGGAACGCCAGCACCGTCAGGGTGTGGAAGATCTCGTGGAAGCCGAACACCCCGGGGACCGGGTTCGGCTTCTTGATGCCGTAGATGACCGCGCCGATCGTGTAGAGCACGCCGCCGACGCAGACCAGGACCATCATGGCCACGTTGGCGTTCACCAGGTCGACGATGTACATCATCGCCGCCCAGCCGAGCAGCAGGTAGATCGGCACGTACAGCCACCGCGGCGCCGTGATCCAGAACACCCGGAAACCGATGCCGAGCAGCGCGCCGCCCCACACGATGCAGAGCAGCAGGATGCCCTTCTGCGGCGGGAGGGCGAGCACGGCGAGCGGCGTGTAGGTGCCGGCGATCAGCAGGAAGATGTTGGCGTGGTCGATGCGCTTGAGCACGACCTTGGTGCGCGGCCGCCAGTTGAAGCGGTGGTAGAGCGCGGAGTTGCCGAAGAGCAGCATCGAGGTGAGCATGAAGACCGCGGACGCCCACTTGGCGGGCGCGCCGTGCGCCAGGCAGATGAGCACGATGCCGGCGGCGATCGTCACCGGGAACGTGCCGGCGTGGATCCAGCCGCGCCAGGTCGGCTTGAGCTCGGCCGGATGGGCGGGCGACGCGTCCAGCAGCGGGATGTTCGGCAGCAGCGGGCCGCGCGAGTCGTCCGTCTTGACCGCGGCGTCGGAGGGCGGGAGATCGGCGATCGGCTCGGCGAGCAGCTCGGCGACGTCCTCGGGCTCGGGGGCGTTTCGCGGCGTCATGGAGCAAGAGTAGGGGAGACGGGTGGCCGGATGCTGGGAACCCGGCCGTTCGGGCGCGCTAACGTAGCTGCGTGAGCAGACGGAGTTCGGACACGGCCAACGGGCTGCTCTACGGCCTCTACCAGAAGCGGCTGCGGCGCGACCTCGCCGGCGTCGGCCCCGGGTCGCTGCCGCGCCACGTCGCGATGATCATCGACGGCAACCGGCGGTGGGCCAGGCAGGCCGGCATGACGACGGTCGCGCACGGCCACCGGGCGGGCGCGGCCAAGATGCGCGAGTTCCTGGAGTGGTGCGACGACCTCGGCATCGAGGTGGTGACGCTCTACCTGCTGTCGTCGGACAACCTGACCAACCGGCCGAGCTCCGAGCTCTCCGACCTGATCGAGATCATCGCCGAGCTGGCGGACGACCTCTCCCGCTACCGGGACTGGCGGGTCAAGCACGTCGGCTCGACCGCCGGCCTCCCGGAGCGGCTGGTCGGCTCCCTGGCGGATGCCGAGAAGCGCACGGCCGACAAGAAGGGCATGCACATCAACCTCGCGGTCGGCTACGGCGGCCGCAAGGAGATCACCGACGCGATGCGCAGCATCGTCGCGGCGCACTCGGCGGAGGGCGGCAGCCTGGAGACGCTCGCCGACCTCCTCACCCCCGACCTGATCGGCGCCCACCTCTACACCGGCGGCCAGCCCGACCCGGACCTCGTCATCCGCACCTCGGGGGAGCAGCGGCTGAGCGACTTCATGCTGTGGCAGAGCGCGCACAGCGAGTTCTACTTCGTGGAGGCTCTCGGCCCGGACCTGCGCGAGGTCGACTTCCTGCGCGCGATGCGCGACTACTCCCGCCGCCAGCGCCGCTACGGCTCCTGACCTTCGCGGCTGCCGAGCCGCCGAGTACGCGCGAAATCCGCTGAAAACGCCCGAGTACGCAGAGAATTCGCGTACTCGGCCGCTGCGACGGCAGGATGGTCCCCGGAGGTCACGATGACGACGATCGAGGAGTTCGCCGCGGGGTTCGGCGAGGAGCCGGGGTACCTGGACTACGGGCGCGTCGGGCCGCTGTCGGCGACGGTGCGCGCGGAGGCGCTCGGACAGTACGAGGCGCTCGCCAAGGCGCGCTTCGGGACCGTCGACCGGATGCACGCCGAGAACGGCCGCGTGCGCGACGCGATCTCCGCGCTGACCGGCTTCCCGGCCGAGCAGATCGCCTTCCAGCCGAACGCTTCCACCGGCCTCATGCACGCCGCGTTCGGGCTCACCGGCGGCGACGTGCTGCTCTCGCGCGCCGAGTTCCCGAGCGTCACCTACGCCGCCGTCCGCGCCGCGCAGGCCATGCGCGTCGTGACGCCGGTGTGGCTGGAGACCGACCACGGCCGGGTCACCCCGGCGCAGCTCAAGGAGCAGCTCACCGACTCCACGACCGCGGTGATGGTAAGCCTGGTCGACTCGCGGACCGGGTACCTCGCCGACATCGACGGCATCCGCCAGGTGATCGGCGACCGGCTCCTGATCGTGGACGCCATCCAGGGCTTCGGCGTGACCGACGCGCCGTACGAGGTGGCGGACGTCGTCGTCTCCGGCGGCCAGAAGTGGACGAGGGCGGGCTGGGGCACGGGCTTCATCGCGCTCAGCGAGCGCGCGATCGAGCACCTGACTCCGGTCTTCAGCGGCTGGGTCGGCACCGGCGCGGGCGAGAGCTGGGACGAGGTGCTCGACCCGGCGAAGGGGGCGTCCGCCTTCACCGTGTCGAACGCGGACCCGGTGGGCGAGGCGCGCTTCGCCGCCGCGCTGGAGGAGATCGCCGCGGTCGGCGTCCCGGAGATCGCCACGGCGATCTCGGACGTCGCCGAGCGCGTCATCGACCTCGCCGACGAGTTCGCGGTGCCCGTCACCTCCTCCCGCAACGCCGCCGAGCGCGCCGGGATCGTCGTGCTGGAGCCGCTGCCTGAGCAGCTCACCGTGCTCGCGGCCTCCCTCTTCAACCACGGGGTGTCCGCCCGGGTGCGCACGACCAGCGTGCGCCTGAGCGTGCACGCCGGGACGACGGAGGAGACGCTGGACATGCTGCGCGCCGCCTTCACCTCGTACGCCTCGGCGGCCTGATCCCGCGCCTCCCATAACTGGGGGTGAAGTTCACCTGAACGAAACACGACACGCGGCCCTCCGTGCCCCGGGTGTCGGCCGTCCGGCGTACGTTCGACTCATCGGGCACGGCGCCCGATCGAGACGGCCACATAAGTTCGTTTCGAGACCAACTGGCCGGCTCGCCAATGATCCGCCGGCTCCTGCGGAAGCGGAGCGGCGGGGTGGGAGTGGTCGTGGCTGAATCAGGAACCCGGCAGTTCGAGTCGGCATCCAGCACCATCCGGCAGAGCGAGCGCACGTATGTGCTCGACACCTCGGTGCTGCTGTCCGACCCCAAGGCGATCTTCCGGTTCGCCGAACACGCTGTCGTCATCCCTGTCGTCGTCGTGAGCGAGCTGGAGGGGAAGCGCAACGATCCCGAGATCGGGTACTTCGCGCGGCAGGCGCTGCGCAATCTGGACGACCTGCGCGTCCAGCACGAACGGCTCGACTTCCCGATCCCGGTCGGGGACGGCGGCTCGCTCCGCGTGGAGCTGAACCACTCCAACATGTCGGTGCTGCCGAGCGGCATGCAGCTCGGCGACAACGACTCCCGCATCCTCGCCGTGGCGATGAACCTCGCGAACGACGGGCTGGCGGTCACGGTCGTCTCCAAGGACCTCCCGATGCGCGTCAAGGCGTCGTCGATCGGCCTCGCGGCGGAGGAGTACCGGCACGAGCAGGTGGTCGACAGCGGCTGGACGGGCCTCGCGGAGATCTCCCTCGGCAGCGACCAGATGAGCTCGCTCTACGAGGAGGAGTGGATGCGCACGCCGCTCGTCGACGGCCTCCCCGTCAACACGGGCCTGATCATGCACTCCGACCGCGGCTCGGCGCTCGGACGCGTCGTCGCCGACGGCGAGGTGAAGCTGGTGCGCGGCGACCGCGACGTGTTCGGGCTGCACGGCCGCTCGGCGGAGCAGCGGCTGGCGATCGACCTCCTGCTCGACCCGGAGATCGGCATCCTGTCGCTCGGCGGCCGCGCCGGCACCGGCAAGTCGGCGCTCGCGCTCTGCGCGGGTCTGGAGGCCGTGCTGGAGCGCCAGCAGCACAAGAAGATCATGGTGTTCCGCCCGCTCTACGCGGTCGGCGGCCAGGAGCTGGGCTACCTGCCGGGCGACCAGGGCGAGAAGATGAACCCCTGGGGCCAGGCGGTGTTCGACACCCTCGGCGCGCTGGTGTCGCAGAACGTGCTGGACGAGGTGCAGGACCGCGGCATCCTCGAGGTGCTGCCGCTCACGCACATCCGCGGCCGCTCGCTGCACGACGCGTTCGTGATCGTGGACGAGGCCCAGTCGCTGGAGCGGAACGTGCTGCTCACGGTGCTCAGCCGTGTCGGGCAGAACTCGCGGGTGGTGCTGACCCACGATGTGGCGCAGCGCGACAACCTCCGCGTGGGCCGGCATGACGGCGTGGCCTCGGTGATCGAGACGCTCAAGGGGCACCCGCTGTTCGCGCACGTCACGCTGACGCGCTCGGAGCGGTCGGCGATCGCCGCGCTCGTGACGGAGATGCTGGAGGGCAACGAGCTCGCCTGAGGGTGAGCCCGCAGGCGAAAGAACCGGGCCCGCTGGGGAGAATTTCGGGATTCTCGTATTCTCTGTGGAATTCTGATTCCGCCAGAACCTCGCGCCTAGCGTGAGGGCATGGGGGGAACAACGATCCGGATCGTCGTCGCGGCCGGTCTGGCCGTCGCGCTGCTGGGGGCACGCGGCGCCGGGCCGGCCGCGATCGGAGCGTTGTACGTCGCCGCGGTGACGGCGGCGCTGGTGGAGCACGACCTGCGCGAGCTGCGACTGCCGGACGCGCTCGTGCTGCCGGGGGCGTGGTTCGCGGTGCTGGGGGCCGTGTGGGGCTCGCTGCGCGGCGACTCCGGGTGGACGGGCGCGGCGGCCGCCGTGCTGTGCGGACTGGGAGCGCTGGTCGGGTTCGCTGTGCTCGCCTCGGGCGGCGGGCTCGGGATGGGCGACGTCAAGCTGGCGGCGGTGCTCGCTGCGGCGCTGGCCGCGGTGGTGGCGGACCGGGGGCCGCCGCTGAGCGACATCGTGGTCGTCGTCGGGAGCTGGGTGATCGTG of Leifsonia shinshuensis contains these proteins:
- the ilvA gene encoding threonine ammonia-lyase, giving the protein MDTATDPTRTPFAGPGLDEIEAARAIVARVAQPTPLETSRYLTDVLGAPVILKCENLQRTGSYKIRGAYHRLSKLTAEERARGVVAASAGNHAQGVAFAARELGIHATIFMPVGVAIPKFQATRAYGADVVLSGSIVDETLRAAADFAAETGAVLIPPFDHRDVIAGQGTLGLEILDEVPGVETIVVPIGGGGLISGVASAVKQRAAQEGRTIRVIGVQAANAAAYPASLAAGEPTEIGLVATIADGIAVSKPGALNFEIIRDAVDAVVTVTEDDIARALLVLLERAKLVVEPAGAVGVAAILAGLIPAPENGAEPGPVVAILSGGNIDPLLMQRVIAHGLAASDRYLRLSIMLPDRPGQLARIAEILAGVNANVVEVLHTRHGNGLQLSQVELVVSVETRGTEHRQQVIQVLRSAGYDPVLEEE
- a CDS encoding aminotransferase class V-fold PLP-dependent enzyme; translated protein: MTTIEEFAAGFGEEPGYLDYGRVGPLSATVRAEALGQYEALAKARFGTVDRMHAENGRVRDAISALTGFPAEQIAFQPNASTGLMHAAFGLTGGDVLLSRAEFPSVTYAAVRAAQAMRVVTPVWLETDHGRVTPAQLKEQLTDSTTAVMVSLVDSRTGYLADIDGIRQVIGDRLLIVDAIQGFGVTDAPYEVADVVVSGGQKWTRAGWGTGFIALSERAIEHLTPVFSGWVGTGAGESWDEVLDPAKGASAFTVSNADPVGEARFAAALEEIAAVGVPEIATAISDVAERVIDLADEFAVPVTSSRNAAERAGIVVLEPLPEQLTVLAASLFNHGVSARVRTTSVRLSVHAGTTEETLDMLRAAFTSYASAA
- a CDS encoding prepilin peptidase, which produces MGGTTIRIVVAAGLAVALLGARGAGPAAIGALYVAAVTAALVEHDLRELRLPDALVLPGAWFAVLGAVWGSLRGDSGWTGAAAAVLCGLGALVGFAVLASGGGLGMGDVKLAAVLAAALAAVVADRGPPLSDIVVVVGSWVIVTFVGGAVLASAAFRSRAPGRPLRAELPFGPVLLGTFWGFVLLG
- a CDS encoding PhoH family protein, encoding MVVAESGTRQFESASSTIRQSERTYVLDTSVLLSDPKAIFRFAEHAVVIPVVVVSELEGKRNDPEIGYFARQALRNLDDLRVQHERLDFPIPVGDGGSLRVELNHSNMSVLPSGMQLGDNDSRILAVAMNLANDGLAVTVVSKDLPMRVKASSIGLAAEEYRHEQVVDSGWTGLAEISLGSDQMSSLYEEEWMRTPLVDGLPVNTGLIMHSDRGSALGRVVADGEVKLVRGDRDVFGLHGRSAEQRLAIDLLLDPEIGILSLGGRAGTGKSALALCAGLEAVLERQQHKKIMVFRPLYAVGGQELGYLPGDQGEKMNPWGQAVFDTLGALVSQNVLDEVQDRGILEVLPLTHIRGRSLHDAFVIVDEAQSLERNVLLTVLSRVGQNSRVVLTHDVAQRDNLRVGRHDGVASVIETLKGHPLFAHVTLTRSERSAIAALVTEMLEGNELA
- a CDS encoding isoprenyl transferase — protein: MSRRSSDTANGLLYGLYQKRLRRDLAGVGPGSLPRHVAMIIDGNRRWARQAGMTTVAHGHRAGAAKMREFLEWCDDLGIEVVTLYLLSSDNLTNRPSSELSDLIEIIAELADDLSRYRDWRVKHVGSTAGLPERLVGSLADAEKRTADKKGMHINLAVGYGGRKEITDAMRSIVAAHSAEGGSLETLADLLTPDLIGAHLYTGGQPDPDLVIRTSGEQRLSDFMLWQSAHSEFYFVEALGPDLREVDFLRAMRDYSRRQRRYGS
- the greA gene encoding transcription elongation factor GreA; translated protein: MSQESQVTFLTQDAYDRLSAELEELSVNGRNEIAKRIEAAREEGDLKENGGYHAAKDEQGKIEARIVQLTNLLRSATVGEAPQSHGVVEPGTVITATIAGDESVFLIGNREIAAGTELPVYSEQSPLGSAILGLKVGDKTEYTAPNGRQIAVEITKVDTYTGQ
- the trhA gene encoding PAQR family membrane homeostasis protein TrhA, with product MTPRNAPEPEDVAELLAEPIADLPPSDAAVKTDDSRGPLLPNIPLLDASPAHPAELKPTWRGWIHAGTFPVTIAAGIVLICLAHGAPAKWASAVFMLTSMLLFGNSALYHRFNWRPRTKVVLKRIDHANIFLLIAGTYTPLAVLALPPQKGILLLCIVWGGALLGIGFRVFWITAPRWLYVPIYLLLGWAAMMYIVDLVNANVAMMVLVCVGGVLYTIGAVIYGIKKPNPVPGVFGFHEIFHTLTVLAFLCHWTATLLIALHPAYNG
- a CDS encoding DUF4307 domain-containing protein; translated protein: MTEATSETLESRYGRTPKRRRRDRWLLIGGALGVVAVVTAWVFWAGWDNNQADLETTDTAYVIPDAHHVRITFTINAQPGTGVTCAIQALNQDYAIVGWRIVSYPGSDSRVSTHTETIRTISQSNTGLINTCWLT